In Thermomonas paludicola, the following are encoded in one genomic region:
- a CDS encoding carboxymuconolactone decarboxylase family protein yields the protein MSNEQDRLKEFTEFRQRMNKRILDEPNQVVRRFFALDTQTYQAGALDVKTKELMGLTASMVLRCDDCISYHVAQCKEAGVTREEMFEAFSVGLVVGGSIVIPHLRRAVDFLDRLEQGEAEAPATHDHG from the coding sequence ATGAGCAATGAACAGGATCGCCTCAAGGAATTCACCGAATTCCGCCAGCGCATGAACAAGCGCATCCTGGACGAGCCAAACCAGGTCGTGCGGCGGTTCTTTGCGCTGGATACGCAGACCTATCAGGCCGGTGCGCTGGACGTGAAGACCAAGGAGTTGATGGGGCTGACGGCTTCGATGGTGCTGCGTTGCGATGACTGCATCAGCTACCACGTGGCCCAGTGCAAGGAGGCCGGCGTGACCCGCGAGGAGATGTTCGAGGCGTTTTCGGTCGGGCTGGTGGTGGGTGGCTCCATCGTCATCCCGCACCTGCGCCGCGCGGTGGATTTTCTGGATCGGCTGGAACAGGGCGAGGCCGAAGCGCCGGCCACCCACGACCATGGCTGA
- a CDS encoding isocitrate dehydrogenase yields the protein MTTITVIRGDGIGPEIMDAALYVLDAMQLGLTYDYADAGMAALEKHGELLPAATMESIRKNRIALKSPLTTPVGGGFSSINVELRKRFDLYANVRPAKSFPNTKSRFPSGVDLITVRENTEGAYIGEGQEVSADGETAVLTQKVTRKGSERIVRYAFELARKTGRRKITVVHKANILKSTSGLFLKTAREVAAQYPDIECNEMIVDNTCMQLVMRPEQFDIIVTTNLFGDIISDLCAGLVGGLGLAPGANIGHDVAIFEAVHGSAPDIAGNGIANPCALLLGAVQMLDHLGQPEKAAKLRDAIIATLEAKDSLTPDLGGEGNTMSFARAIASRV from the coding sequence ATGACAACGATCACGGTCATCCGCGGCGACGGTATCGGCCCGGAAATCATGGATGCTGCCCTGTATGTGCTCGATGCCATGCAGCTTGGCCTGACCTACGACTACGCCGACGCCGGCATGGCGGCGCTGGAGAAGCACGGCGAATTGCTGCCGGCGGCGACCATGGAGTCGATCCGCAAGAACAGGATCGCGCTGAAGTCGCCGCTGACCACGCCGGTGGGCGGCGGGTTCAGCTCGATCAACGTCGAGTTGCGCAAGCGCTTCGACCTGTACGCCAACGTGCGCCCGGCCAAGAGCTTCCCCAATACCAAGTCGCGCTTCCCCAGCGGCGTGGATCTGATCACCGTGCGCGAAAACACCGAGGGTGCCTACATCGGTGAAGGCCAGGAAGTCTCGGCCGACGGCGAGACCGCGGTGCTGACCCAGAAGGTCACCCGCAAGGGCTCCGAGCGCATCGTGCGCTATGCCTTCGAACTGGCGCGCAAGACCGGCCGCAGGAAGATCACCGTGGTGCACAAGGCCAACATCCTGAAGTCCACCTCGGGGCTGTTCCTGAAGACCGCGCGCGAAGTGGCCGCGCAGTACCCGGACATCGAGTGCAACGAAATGATCGTGGACAACACCTGCATGCAGCTGGTGATGCGTCCCGAGCAATTCGACATCATCGTGACCACCAACCTGTTCGGCGACATCATTTCCGACCTGTGTGCCGGCCTGGTGGGCGGCTTGGGCCTGGCGCCGGGTGCGAACATCGGTCACGACGTGGCGATCTTCGAAGCGGTGCACGGCTCCGCGCCGGATATCGCCGGCAATGGCATTGCAAACCCGTGCGCGCTGCTGCTGGGTGCGGTGCAGATGCTCGACCACCTGGGTCAGCCCGAGAAGGCGGCCAAGCTGCGCGATGCCATCATCGCCACGCTGGAAGCCAAGGACAGCCTGACGCCCGATCTGGGCGGCGAAGGCAACACGATGTCGTTTGCCAGGGCGATCGCGTCGCGGGTTTGA
- a CDS encoding Bax inhibitor-1/YccA family protein → MRSGNPALSENTFLDLGSGTLVRGNADAMTLNGTVNKTALLLVLTLAGALFSWAQFTSAMAAGNPGAIMPYVWGGAIGGFIVAMVTIFKKTWSPYTAPLYAVLEGMFLGAASGMFELRFPGIVVQAVGLTFGTLGALLLAYRSGLIKATENFKLGVVAATGGIALLYLAQMALQFFGFGGMSFINGSSTIGILFSVGVVIVAALNLVLDFDFIEQGVEHGAPKYMEWYAAFGLLVTLVWLYLEILRLLSKLQSRN, encoded by the coding sequence ATGCGCAGCGGCAACCCCGCACTTTCCGAAAACACCTTCCTCGACCTCGGCAGCGGCACCCTGGTGCGCGGCAACGCCGATGCGATGACGCTCAACGGCACCGTCAACAAAACGGCGCTGCTGCTGGTGCTGACCCTGGCCGGCGCGCTGTTCAGCTGGGCGCAATTCACCTCGGCCATGGCCGCAGGCAACCCCGGCGCGATCATGCCCTACGTGTGGGGCGGCGCGATTGGCGGCTTCATCGTGGCCATGGTCACCATCTTCAAGAAGACCTGGTCGCCTTACACCGCACCACTGTATGCCGTCCTTGAAGGCATGTTCCTCGGCGCGGCATCGGGCATGTTCGAGCTGCGCTTCCCCGGCATCGTGGTGCAGGCGGTCGGCCTCACCTTCGGCACCCTGGGCGCCCTGCTGCTGGCTTATCGCAGCGGCCTGATCAAGGCCACCGAGAACTTCAAGCTGGGCGTGGTGGCAGCCACCGGCGGCATCGCGCTGCTGTACCTGGCGCAAATGGCCCTGCAATTCTTCGGCTTCGGCGGGATGAGCTTCATCAATGGCTCCAGCACCATCGGCATCCTGTTCAGCGTGGGCGTGGTGATCGTGGCCGCACTGAACCTGGTGCTGGATTTCGACTTCATCGAACAGGGCGTCGAGCACGGCGCGCCGAAGTACATGGAGTGGTACGCCGCGTTCGGCCTGCTGGTCACGCTGGTCTGGCTGTATCTGGAAATCCTGCGCCTGCTCAGCAAGCTGCAATCGCGCAACTGA
- a CDS encoding acyl-CoA thioesterase has product MKGHQRQLTMRFLAEPADVNFGGKVHGGQVMKWIDQAGYAAAVGWSGHYSVTVAVGGIRFVAPIRIGDLVSVEAMLIHTGNTSMHFAVDVRARDPREDEAEARLCTHCVIVFVAMDAPEGAPVVVPAWEPRNDEDRRLTEYAMQVMALGKGVEQTVARYRQATDAARKQ; this is encoded by the coding sequence ATGAAGGGACACCAACGCCAGTTGACCATGCGCTTCCTCGCCGAGCCTGCCGACGTCAATTTCGGGGGCAAGGTGCATGGCGGGCAGGTCATGAAGTGGATCGACCAGGCCGGCTATGCCGCGGCAGTCGGCTGGAGCGGGCACTACAGCGTGACCGTGGCGGTGGGCGGCATTCGCTTCGTCGCGCCGATTCGCATCGGGGATCTGGTCAGCGTGGAAGCCATGCTGATCCATACCGGCAACACGTCGATGCATTTTGCGGTGGATGTGCGCGCCCGCGATCCGCGCGAGGACGAAGCCGAGGCCCGCCTGTGCACCCATTGCGTGATCGTGTTCGTGGCGATGGATGCCCCGGAGGGGGCGCCGGTGGTCGTGCCGGCATGGGAGCCACGCAACGACGAAGATCGTCGGTTGACCGAATACGCCATGCAGGTGATGGCGCTGGGCAAGGGCGTGGAGCAGACCGTGGCGCGCTATCGGCAGGCGACGGACGCGGCGCGAAAACAATGA
- a CDS encoding C40 family peptidase, translating to MKTANLPHGHSALRVRSGFRIFLVLALAACSLPALAMNPPAAKPEAAPSATVTAAASVTLPAPASIATPDTAPLAAQLEALQQAKDAPGSSSVVKTVLQRAFALLGTPYRWGGSSPENGFDCSGLVGYVFRTIGIDLPRVSRSMANEGTRVDSREALTEGDLVFFGRRGHVDHVGIYIGNGQFLHAPRTGRDVTVSSLTSGYWSQKYLEARRLAAGS from the coding sequence GTGAAGACAGCGAACCTGCCCCACGGCCATTCCGCACTGCGCGTTCGCAGCGGATTCCGGATCTTCCTCGTCCTGGCGCTGGCTGCCTGCAGCCTGCCGGCACTGGCCATGAATCCGCCGGCCGCAAAGCCCGAGGCAGCACCGTCCGCAACCGTCACCGCAGCTGCCAGCGTGACGTTGCCAGCCCCCGCATCGATCGCCACTCCCGACACCGCGCCGCTGGCGGCCCAGCTTGAAGCCCTGCAGCAGGCCAAGGACGCCCCCGGCAGTTCGTCCGTGGTGAAGACCGTCCTGCAGCGCGCGTTCGCCCTGTTGGGCACGCCCTACCGCTGGGGCGGCAGTTCGCCGGAGAACGGCTTCGACTGCAGCGGCCTGGTCGGTTACGTGTTCCGCACCATCGGCATCGACCTGCCACGCGTGTCCCGCTCGATGGCCAACGAAGGCACCCGGGTGGACAGCCGCGAGGCGCTGACCGAAGGCGATCTGGTGTTCTTCGGCCGCCGCGGGCACGTGGATCACGTCGGCATCTATATCGGCAACGGGCAGTTCCTGCACGCACCGCGCACTGGCCGCGATGTCACCGTATCCAGCCTCACCAGCGGCTACTGGTCGCAGAAATACCTGGAAGCGCGGCGTTTGGCCGCTGGCAGCTGA
- a CDS encoding C40 family peptidase, whose translation MMKPADCNQRPGAHYRRYALLAPLVAALAGCGGGNVARQPPPRSVPGHDWPVLAPADPVRANAVLMRAISLVGTPYRYGGNTPEGGFDCSGLVGYVFRDMLNLRLPRTTHELAAMEGPRIRPDKLAGGDLVFFGNDGTVSHVGIYVGEGRFVHAPSTGGTVRLDRLDGHWWKQHYSGARRLLL comes from the coding sequence ATGATGAAACCAGCCGACTGCAACCAGCGACCGGGCGCGCATTATCGACGCTATGCCCTGCTAGCGCCATTGGTGGCCGCACTCGCCGGCTGCGGAGGCGGCAATGTCGCCCGCCAGCCGCCACCGCGCAGCGTTCCCGGGCATGACTGGCCGGTGCTGGCGCCGGCCGATCCGGTGCGCGCCAATGCCGTGCTGATGCGCGCCATCAGCCTGGTGGGCACGCCCTACCGTTATGGCGGCAACACCCCGGAAGGCGGCTTCGACTGCAGCGGGCTGGTGGGTTACGTGTTCCGCGACATGTTGAACCTGCGCCTGCCGCGCACCACCCATGAATTGGCGGCCATGGAAGGGCCACGTATCCGGCCCGACAAGCTGGCCGGCGGTGACCTGGTGTTTTTCGGCAATGACGGCACGGTCAGTCACGTCGGCATCTACGTGGGCGAAGGCCGCTTTGTCCACGCGCCAAGCACGGGAGGAACCGTGCGCCTGGACCGGCTGGACGGCCACTGGTGGAAGCAGCACTACAGCGGCGCGCGGCGGCTGCTGCTGTGA
- a CDS encoding FKBP-type peptidyl-prolyl cis-trans isomerase has translation MKIEKDRVVRFHYAVAEAGKEALENSKDVGEPLTILFGRGQIIPGLENAMDGHEAGDTFKAAVTAAEAYGERREGLTQRIPKKHFGEQKLSPGMQVVLNTNFGPRAVTVEKVGMSVVDVDLNHPMAGKDLEFDIEIVEVREASEEEIAHGHVHGEGGHQH, from the coding sequence ATGAAGATCGAAAAAGACCGCGTTGTTCGCTTCCACTACGCCGTGGCCGAAGCCGGCAAGGAGGCGCTGGAGAACTCGAAAGACGTTGGCGAGCCACTGACCATCCTGTTCGGGCGCGGCCAGATCATCCCCGGTCTGGAGAACGCGATGGACGGCCATGAAGCCGGCGACACCTTCAAGGCGGCGGTGACTGCTGCCGAGGCCTATGGCGAACGCCGCGAAGGCCTGACCCAGCGCATCCCCAAGAAGCATTTCGGGGAACAGAAGCTGTCCCCCGGCATGCAGGTCGTGCTGAACACCAACTTCGGCCCGCGCGCAGTCACCGTTGAAAAGGTGGGCATGAGCGTGGTGGACGTGGACCTGAACCACCCGATGGCGGGCAAGGATCTGGAGTTCGACATCGAGATCGTTGAAGTCCGCGAGGCCAGCGAGGAAGAAATCGCCCACGGCCACGTGCATGGCGAGGGCGGTCACCAGCACTGA
- a CDS encoding alpha/beta hydrolase family protein yields MKLAAPLLTAVLACAVPNIAPAQALGYMDFAKHAAIDQVAMSPDGKHIAIAVPSADGMETQLHIIPLDGGKDVQALRFGRQQHVGNIIWSSDDQVVVSRAKRDPLKTQPVSYGELMSSDIRGKTQNTLFAFIRDSGTISGRRKDHGFASVAMTLDQEPGKVLVEFTAWPEREGDEDQSTTIYKVDTRTGSREQIEYSKDSATFQFDHDGHARLRATKDDNDLPVLMYRPVAASDWQPVPKSLAGYDMNLLYVEPDGNTAYATIVDKAEPAQLYKVNLALGTRIRLAGRGDEEISRILYSGHDGPPFGVIYDEAKPSIEYLDPGSKWAGLHAGLMKAFPGQMLSFINWSKSDDKLLFYVWSDRNPGAWYTLDIAAGNKIQLIDRAMPWIKPESLASTIPVSFKSRDGLTLHGFFTAPAGAGPRPMLVMPHGGPHGIYDTWGYNSDAQFFASRGYAVLQVNYRGSGGRGREFIERGYQQWGGSMQDDLADSVNWAISNKLADPSRICTYGASYGGYAALMQPIRYPDLYKCAIGYVGVYDLLVMKKAGDVKDSASGRRYLDRVLGTDVAQLRAWSPSQNVGKIKIPVFIAQGMIDRRVPMEQFDSLRDAFKSNGVPIETMVASGEGHGYYKPENRAELYKRMEAFLGKYIGPDKH; encoded by the coding sequence ATGAAACTTGCTGCACCGCTTCTAACTGCGGTATTGGCTTGTGCTGTCCCGAACATCGCTCCCGCCCAAGCACTTGGCTACATGGACTTCGCAAAGCACGCTGCAATCGACCAGGTTGCAATGTCGCCGGACGGCAAACACATTGCAATAGCCGTCCCCTCAGCGGATGGAATGGAAACCCAGCTCCATATCATTCCATTGGATGGCGGGAAGGACGTACAAGCGCTCCGGTTTGGCCGCCAACAGCACGTTGGCAACATCATCTGGAGCTCCGATGATCAGGTCGTGGTATCCCGCGCCAAGCGCGACCCGCTGAAGACACAGCCGGTCAGCTACGGCGAGCTGATGAGTTCGGACATCCGGGGCAAGACGCAGAACACATTGTTCGCCTTCATCCGGGACTCCGGAACGATCAGCGGGCGGCGCAAGGATCATGGCTTTGCTTCCGTTGCCATGACGCTTGATCAGGAACCTGGCAAGGTGCTGGTCGAATTCACCGCCTGGCCCGAGCGGGAAGGGGATGAGGACCAAAGCACGACCATCTACAAGGTCGACACCCGCACAGGTAGCCGCGAGCAGATTGAGTACAGCAAAGACAGCGCCACATTCCAATTCGATCATGACGGGCACGCGCGCCTGAGAGCCACGAAAGACGACAACGACCTCCCCGTCCTGATGTACCGCCCGGTCGCCGCAAGTGACTGGCAGCCCGTGCCGAAATCGCTGGCAGGCTACGACATGAACCTCCTTTACGTGGAGCCGGATGGCAATACCGCCTATGCAACGATCGTTGACAAGGCTGAACCGGCGCAGCTGTACAAGGTCAATCTGGCCCTAGGCACACGCATCAGGCTGGCAGGACGCGGCGACGAAGAAATTTCCCGCATCCTCTACTCTGGCCACGATGGCCCCCCATTTGGCGTGATCTACGACGAGGCCAAGCCCTCCATCGAGTATCTTGATCCGGGATCGAAATGGGCAGGCTTGCATGCTGGCTTGATGAAGGCTTTCCCGGGGCAGATGCTGTCGTTCATCAACTGGAGCAAGAGCGACGACAAGCTTTTGTTCTATGTATGGAGCGACCGTAATCCGGGAGCTTGGTACACCCTGGACATTGCAGCCGGCAACAAGATTCAACTGATCGACAGGGCAATGCCGTGGATCAAGCCTGAATCGCTTGCCTCCACGATTCCCGTCAGTTTCAAGTCAAGGGATGGCCTGACGCTGCACGGCTTCTTTACCGCACCTGCAGGCGCTGGCCCGCGCCCGATGCTGGTCATGCCGCATGGCGGCCCGCACGGCATCTATGATACCTGGGGCTACAACAGCGACGCACAATTCTTCGCCAGCCGCGGCTATGCGGTCCTGCAGGTCAACTATCGTGGCTCCGGGGGCCGCGGCAGGGAGTTCATTGAGCGCGGCTACCAGCAATGGGGCGGCAGCATGCAGGATGATTTGGCCGACAGCGTGAACTGGGCCATTTCCAACAAACTTGCCGATCCAAGCAGGATCTGCACGTATGGCGCAAGCTATGGCGGCTATGCCGCGCTGATGCAGCCCATTCGCTACCCGGACCTGTACAAGTGTGCAATTGGATACGTCGGCGTGTATGACCTGCTGGTCATGAAGAAGGCTGGCGACGTCAAGGATTCCGCATCAGGCAGACGCTACCTTGATCGCGTGCTCGGTACCGACGTGGCGCAACTCAGGGCTTGGTCACCGTCGCAGAACGTCGGGAAAATCAAGATCCCGGTCTTTATTGCGCAGGGAATGATTGACCGGCGCGTGCCGATGGAACAGTTTGACTCGCTGCGAGATGCATTCAAGAGCAATGGCGTGCCGATTGAAACGATGGTCGCCTCGGGAGAAGGACACGGCTATTACAAGCCGGAAAACCGAGCTGAACTCTATAAACGCATGGAAGCTTTCCTCGGCAAGTACATCGGGCCAGACAAGCACTGA
- the parE gene encoding DNA topoisomerase IV subunit B — translation MNTRYNAADIEVLSGLDPVKRRPGMYTDTSRPNHLAQEVIDNGVDEALAGHARGIEVILFADGSCEVADDGRGMPVDIHPEEKIPGVELILTRLHAGGKFSNKNYTFSGGLHGVGVSVVNALSTKVDVFIKRDGSEYHMAFANGDRTSPLNTIGSVGRKNTGTRLRFWPNPTYFDTPRFNLRALKHLLRAKAVLCPGLTVSLFDEASGERVQWHYEDGLRDYLRGELAERELLPPELFVGTLKKDTEIVDWAVAWVPDGELVQESYVNLIPTAQHGTHVNGLRTGFTDALREFCDFRNLLPRGVKLAPEDVWDRVAFVLSLKMTDPQFSGQTKERLSSRQAAGFVEGAAHDAFSLWLNSNTEFGERIAQLAIERASARLKTEKQIVRKKVTQGPALPGKLADCISQDLSRTELFLVEGDSAGGSARQARDKDFQAILPLRGKILNTWEVASGQVLASQEVHDLAVAIGCDPGKDAIDGLRYGKIVILADADSDGLHIATLLTALFLKHFPMLVAAGHVFVAMPPLFRVDVGKQVFYALDEEEKRLLLEKIAREKLKGQVNVTRFKGLGEMNPQQLRESTMHIDTRRLVQLTVDDDHATRGLMDMLLAKKRAGDRKAWLEQKGDLATLEV, via the coding sequence ATGAATACCCGCTACAACGCCGCCGACATCGAAGTCCTCTCTGGCCTGGACCCGGTCAAGCGCCGGCCCGGCATGTACACCGATACCTCGCGACCGAACCACCTCGCGCAGGAGGTCATCGACAACGGCGTCGATGAAGCGCTGGCGGGGCATGCGCGCGGCATCGAGGTCATCCTGTTCGCCGACGGCAGCTGCGAGGTGGCCGACGACGGTCGTGGCATGCCGGTGGACATCCATCCCGAGGAGAAAATCCCCGGCGTGGAGCTGATCCTGACCCGCCTGCATGCCGGCGGAAAATTCAGCAACAAGAACTACACCTTCAGCGGCGGCCTGCACGGCGTCGGCGTGAGCGTGGTCAACGCGCTGTCGACCAAGGTCGATGTGTTCATCAAGCGCGACGGCAGCGAATACCACATGGCCTTTGCCAACGGCGACCGCACGTCGCCGCTGAACACGATTGGCAGCGTGGGCAGGAAGAACACCGGCACCCGCCTGCGCTTCTGGCCCAACCCCACCTACTTCGACACGCCCAGGTTCAACCTGCGCGCGCTCAAGCACCTGCTGCGCGCCAAGGCCGTGCTGTGCCCGGGCCTTACCGTCTCGCTGTTCGACGAAGCCAGCGGCGAGCGGGTGCAGTGGCATTACGAGGATGGCCTGCGCGATTACCTGCGCGGCGAATTGGCGGAACGCGAATTGCTGCCGCCGGAGCTGTTCGTCGGCACCTTGAAGAAGGACACCGAAATCGTCGATTGGGCGGTGGCCTGGGTTCCCGACGGCGAGCTCGTGCAGGAAAGCTACGTCAACCTGATTCCCACCGCGCAACACGGCACGCACGTCAACGGCCTGCGCACGGGCTTCACCGACGCGCTGCGCGAGTTCTGCGATTTCCGCAACCTGCTGCCGCGCGGCGTGAAGCTGGCGCCGGAAGACGTATGGGATCGGGTCGCCTTCGTGCTGTCATTGAAAATGACCGACCCGCAGTTTTCCGGGCAAACAAAAGAACGCCTGTCTTCGCGGCAGGCCGCAGGCTTCGTGGAAGGGGCGGCGCACGATGCCTTCAGCCTGTGGCTGAATTCCAACACCGAGTTCGGCGAGAGGATCGCCCAGCTCGCGATCGAACGCGCCTCGGCCCGCCTGAAGACCGAAAAGCAGATCGTCCGCAAAAAGGTGACGCAAGGCCCGGCCCTGCCCGGCAAGCTGGCCGACTGCATTTCACAGGACCTCTCCCGCACCGAACTGTTCCTGGTCGAAGGCGACTCCGCCGGTGGCAGCGCCAGGCAGGCCCGCGACAAGGATTTCCAGGCCATCCTGCCGTTGCGCGGCAAGATCCTGAACACCTGGGAAGTGGCCTCCGGGCAGGTGCTGGCCTCGCAGGAAGTGCACGACCTGGCCGTGGCCATCGGCTGCGACCCGGGCAAGGACGCGATCGACGGCCTGCGCTACGGCAAGATCGTGATCCTGGCCGACGCCGACTCCGACGGCCTGCATATCGCCACCCTGCTGACGGCCCTGTTCCTCAAGCATTTCCCCATGCTGGTGGCCGCCGGCCATGTGTTCGTGGCGATGCCGCCGCTGTTCCGGGTGGACGTCGGCAAGCAAGTGTTCTACGCGCTGGACGAAGAAGAAAAGCGCTTGCTGCTGGAAAAAATCGCGCGGGAAAAGCTCAAGGGCCAGGTCAATGTCACCCGCTTCAAGGGGCTGGGTGAAATGAACCCGCAGCAGCTGCGCGAATCCACCATGCATATCGACACCCGCCGACTGGTGCAACTCACCGTGGACGACGACCACGCCACCCGCGGCCTGATGGACATGCTGCTGGCCAAGAAGCGCGCCGGCGACCGCAAGGCCTGGCTGGAGCAAAAGGGCGACCTGGCGACGCTGGAGGTGTGA
- a CDS encoding glucokinase, translating to MGRAEARTAAQQLLAADVGGTYARLGLVDIAGEAIAVGFHRRYACAEFPGLAAILRRFREELAAGAGEAYPTVCVVAIAGVLQGDMLLNSNLPWQVSLAEARAEAGIEHLHLINDFEALAWALPKIPHAQMQMLGSGDGNGLRLPALLLGPGTGLGAALVIDQGGRPGVQPSEAGQAGLVANTPLELDVVRLLQARFGHVASERLFSGPGLMNLYQALCELRGVPPRLHAPSDLVDAADKGRDLLAAECAALFCRWLGSFAGDLAITFRARSVCLAGGLTGHLQHYLRQGGFMQRFLDKGVLSDTLREVPVVTIEHGQLGLIGAAAWHAARARGDA from the coding sequence ATGGGTCGTGCCGAGGCGCGCACGGCCGCACAGCAGTTGTTGGCGGCAGACGTCGGTGGCACCTATGCCCGGCTGGGACTGGTGGACATTGCGGGTGAAGCCATCGCGGTGGGATTCCATCGTCGCTATGCCTGCGCGGAATTCCCGGGCTTGGCTGCGATCCTGCGTCGCTTCCGCGAGGAACTTGCCGCCGGCGCCGGGGAGGCATACCCCACTGTTTGCGTGGTGGCCATCGCCGGCGTGCTGCAGGGTGACATGTTGCTCAACAGCAACCTGCCGTGGCAGGTGTCGCTGGCCGAGGCGCGGGCCGAGGCCGGTATCGAGCATCTGCACCTGATCAACGATTTCGAGGCGCTGGCATGGGCGCTGCCAAAAATCCCTCATGCGCAGATGCAGATGCTGGGCAGCGGCGATGGCAATGGCCTGCGTTTGCCGGCGCTGCTGCTGGGGCCGGGCACCGGCCTGGGCGCAGCGCTGGTGATCGATCAAGGCGGGCGCCCGGGGGTGCAGCCCAGCGAAGCCGGGCAGGCCGGGCTGGTAGCCAACACGCCGCTGGAACTCGACGTGGTGCGCCTGCTGCAGGCGCGCTTCGGGCACGTGGCCAGCGAACGCTTGTTCTCGGGTCCGGGATTGATGAATCTGTATCAGGCGCTGTGCGAGCTGCGCGGCGTACCCCCGCGCTTGCATGCGCCAAGCGATTTGGTGGATGCCGCAGACAAGGGGCGCGACCTGTTGGCGGCGGAATGCGCTGCGTTGTTCTGTCGTTGGCTGGGCAGCTTCGCCGGCGACCTTGCCATCACCTTCCGCGCGCGCTCGGTGTGCCTGGCGGGGGGCCTGACCGGGCATTTGCAGCACTACCTGCGCCAGGGCGGCTTCATGCAGCGCTTCCTCGACAAGGGCGTACTCTCCGACACCTTGCGCGAGGTGCCCGTCGTCACCATCGAGCACGGCCAGCTGGGGCTGATCGGTGCTGCCGCGTGGCATGCCGCGCGGGCGCGAGGGGACGCCTGA